In a genomic window of Oreochromis aureus strain Israel breed Guangdong linkage group 13, ZZ_aureus, whole genome shotgun sequence:
- the myofl gene encoding myoferlin, whose amino-acid sequence MLRVIVESASGIPKKKLGNPDPIASVIFRGEKKKTKAVDNELNPVWNEVLEFDLKGSPLDASSFLNVVVKDYETIGKDKFIGSARISLKDLASGHAKSLPSKNIPLVNEKQQSFGAVINLLIGYESPINATSNLNDQTDGDISHLDAGSDEGDEGEADTDGGGQGGGSGAPTLPGHPGKSRQSIRLRRKRHRALANKPQDFQIRVRVIEGRQLPGNNIKPVVKVSVCGQTHRTRIRRGNNPFFDEMFFYNLNMLPSELFDESINIRVYDSFSLRSDSLIGEFKLDVGYIYDEPSHAIMRKWLLLSDLDDSSLGPRGYLKVSIIVVATGEEPPTEKRESNEEQDDIENNLLVPAGVTMRSATLNLKVYRAEDMPQMDDAFVQTVKQVFGGDGDRKNLVDPYLEVSFAGKKASTKIIEKNANPEFNQFISLQVKFPSMCECVKLTMYDWDRLTKDDAIGTAFLNLSKISSSGGEIEETQTENSNTVTELSTAASEVGFLPAFGPCYVNLYGSPREYSGLPDPYEELNHGKGEGVAYRGRVLVQLSTQLDGKTDKNVDDISSDDILVAQKYQRRRKYSLCAVFHSACMLQEPGEPIQFEVSIGNYGNKLDSTCKPLASTTQYSFAVFDGNHYYYLPWADTKPVVILTSYWEDISYRLYSVNILLFIAERLESHLISFKTAILAKIPETRLAEIWLKLINCLIEDINNFQLPVLEEQQNITELDLQIKSLRDAAVESIRQMATRVREEATDVKATVGEIEDWLDRLKQLAEEPQNSMPDVIIWMLRGEKRVAYARVPANQILYSNFSDEACGKHCGKTQTVFMQYPMDKEKGLKIPVQLRINMWLGLSAQEKKFNTFSEGNFSVYAEMYENQAQVFGKWGTTGLVGRHKFSDVTGKVKLKQERFLPPRGWEWEGDWFVDPERCLLTEADAGHTEFTDEVFENETRFPGGEWKPAAEPYTDVNGEKVQSPGDFECPPGWTWEDDWSFDSNRAVDERGWEYGVTIPPDDKPKSWAPAEKMYHVHRRKRIMRKRRKISEKTAIAERRGSGEGWEYSSLIGWKFHRKERSSDTFRRRRWRKKMVPSDCIGASAIFRLEGALGVDVDEKASKTGAAKVFGANTPTVSCHFNRSYIYHLRVYVYQGRNLCAMDKDSFSDPYAHVSFLHVSKTTEVIKTTLNPTWDQTLIFDDIEIYGDPQTIACNPPDVVLELYDKDQVGKDEAMGRCTCPPVVKLNPSGAVSPKLLWFPVTKKGRSAGEALLAAELILKDKVNDGDFPLVPPRRGENLYMVPQGIRPVVQLTAIEVLTWGLRNMKTYQLATVSSPSLIVECGGETVQTAVIKNFKKNPNFPGSVLLLKVLLPKDEMYAPPIVLKVIDHRPFGRKPVVGQCTIDCLEEFRCDPYRLNNEICMSARVAMIAAAQGDVVIDMEGRPIVKTELQEEKEEEAVDWWSKFYASTGEQEKCGPYLKKGYDKLQVYNCELEEVKEFHRLTDFCSTFKLQRGKNEDEEDDPSVVGEFKGSFKIYPLPDDPGVPAPPRQFRELPESGPQECLIRIYVVSCTDLQPKDTNGMCDPYIKITLGRKTVDDRDNYKPNTLNPVFGRMFELSCFLPQDKDLKISVYDYDLLSRDEKVGETVIDLENRLLSRFRPSCGLPQTYCVSGINQWRDQLKPSQILQNLAKVRGVPNPRIEGDGSSLSFAGREYHLQEFEGNTVQQHQHLGPARERLALHVLRDQGLVQEHVETRTLFSSHQPNLSQGRIQMWVDIFPKRLGLPGPPCDITPRKAKKYFLRAVIWNTSDVTLDERSITGENMSDIYVKGWMPGMEDNKQKTDVHYRSLDGDGNFNWRFIFGFDYLPAEQLCVVSRKEHFWNLDKTEFRIPPKLIIQIWDNDKFSLDDYLGSIELDLLNLIPPAKTPEKCSLKMLQGMMASQPTSLFSQKSVRGWWPCAIEQGGKPILGGKVEMTLEIVEEKEMEERPAGKGREEPNMNPRLDPPNRPDTSFFWFTNPCKTMKFIVWRKFKWIFILGVLLLLVLLFLGILFYSLPNYISMKIVKPFS is encoded by the exons ATGCTGCGGGTCATAGTTGAATCCGCCAGCGGGATACCCAAAAAGAAACTTGGCAACCCAGATCCAATAGCTTCAGTGATCTTTAGAG gtgaaaagaagaaaaccaaAGCAGTTGATAATGAGCTCAATCCAGTTTGGAATGAA GTGCTTGAATTTGATTTGAAAGGCAGCCCTTTGGATGCATCTTCATTCCTCAACGTGGTTGTAAAAGACTACGAAACAATCGGAAAAGACAA ATTTATTGGTTCTGCAAGAATCTCACTGAAAGACTTGGCCAGTGGTCATGCGAAATCCCTCCCATCCAAGAATATACCACTTGTCAATGAGAAGCAGCAGTCTTTTGGG GCAGTCATTAATTTGCTCATTGGGTATGAGTCACCTATCAATGCCACTTCAAACCTAAATGATCAAACTGATGGAGACATATCTCATTTGGATGCTG GGAGTGATGAGGGTGATGAGGGAGAAGCAGACACAGATGGGGGAGGTCAGGGTGGAGGCTCAGGAGCTCCCACTTTACCAGGCCACCCTGGGAAATCTAGACAATCTATCCGTCTGAGGCGTAAGAGGCACAGAGCCCTGGCCAATAAGCCTCAGGACTTCCAG ATCCGTGTTCGGGTTATCGAGGGTAGACAGCTGCCTGGCAACAACATCAAGCCTGTGGTTAAAGTGAGTGTATGTGGACAAACCCACAGGACGAGAATTAGGAGAGGGAACAACCCGTTCTTTGATGAG aTGTTTTTCTACAATCTTAACATGCTCCCCTCAGAACTGTTTGATGAGAGCATCAACATTCGG GTCTATGACTCCTTCTCCCTCAGATCTGACAGTCTAATTGGAGAGTTCAAG CTTGATGTTGGCTACATCTATGACGAACCTA GTCACGCCATAATGAGGAAATGGCTCCTCCTCAGTGATCTTGATGATTCGAGCTTGGGGCCTAGAGGCTACCTGAAAGTCAGCATAATTGTTGTGGCTACTGGAGAAGAACCACCG ACTGAGAAGAGAGAGTCAAATGAGGAGCAAGATGACATAGAGAACAATCTTTTGGTGCCAGCTGGAGTCACGATGCGATCAGCCACTCTGAACCTTAAAGTCTATCGTGCCGAGGATATGCCACAGA TGGATGATGCCTTTGTTCAGACAGTAAAACAGGTATTTGGAGGGGATGGAGATAGGAAAAACTTGGTGGATCCATATTTGGAAGTCAGCTTTGCTGGGAAGAAG gCTTCTACCAAAATAATTGAGAAAAATGCCAATCCAGAGTTTAATCAATTCATCAGTCTTCAAGTAAAG TTTCCCTCCATGTGCGAATGCGTCAAGTTGACTATGTATGACTG GGATCGTCTAACCAAGGATGATGCCATAGGAACAGCATTTTTGAATCTAAGCAAGATATCTTCCTCTGGGGGAGAGATTGAAG aaacacagactgaaaATTCCAACACAGTCACTGAAT TGAGCACAGCTGCATCAGAAGTTGGTTTTCTCCCAGCTTTTGGGCCTTGCTACGTCAACCTGTATGGCAGTCCGAGAGAATACTCAGGTCTGCCTGACCCATACGAGGAACTCAACCATGGAAAG GGAGAAGGGGTCGCATACAGGGGGAGGGTCCTTGTTCAACTGTCCACTCAGCTGGATGGAAAGACtgataaaaatgtggatgaCATCTCAAGTGATGACATCTTGGTCGCACAG AAATACCAGCGGAGGAGGAAGTACTCCCTGTGCGCAGTTTTCCACAGCGCATGCATGCTTCAAGAGCCCGGTGAACCAATCCAGTTTGAGGTCAGCATCGGTAATTATGGGAACAAGCTGGATTCCACCTGCAAGCCCCTGGCGTCCACCACCCAGTACAGCTTTGCTGTTTTTGATG GTAATCACTACTATTACCTACCCTGGGCTGACACTAAGCCTGTTGTGATTCTCACTTCGTACTGGGAGGACATCAGCTACCGCCTGTACTCTGTTAATATTCTCCTCTTCATTGCTGAGAGGCTG GAGTCTCACcttatttcttttaaaacagCCATCTTAGCTAAAATTCCTGAGACACGCCTAGCTGAAATTTGGCTTAAGCTCATCAACTGCCTGATTGAGGACATTAACAA TTTTCAGCTTCCAGTTCTGGAGGAACAGCAGAACATTACAGAACTGGATCTCCAAATAAAAAGCCTGCGTGATGCCGCTGTGGAAAGTATCAGGCAGATGGCCACTCGGGTGAGAGAAGAAGCCACAGACGTCAAGGCCACTGTTGGTGAAATTGAAGACTGGTTGGACAGACTCAAGCAGCTGGCAGAGGAG CCTCAGAACAGCATGCCAGATGTGATCATATGGATGTTGAGAGGAGAGAAGCGTGTGGCTTATGCCCGAGTCCCAGCCAACCAGATCCTGTACTCTAACTTCAGTGATGAGGCCTGTGGCAAACATTGTGGAAAGACTCAGACTGTCTTCATGCAG TATCCCATGGACAAAGAAAAAGGTCTGAAGATCCCGGTTCAGCTGAGGATCAACATGTGGCTCGGTCTCTCTGCCCAAGAGAAAAAGTTCAATACTTTCTCAGAGGGAAACTTCAGTGTGTACGCTGAAATG tatgagaaccaggctcaggtgtTTGGCAAATGGGGTACCACTGGCTTGGTTGGACGTCATAAGTTCTCCGATGTAACTGGAAAGGTGAAGCTCAAACAGGAACGCTTTCTGCCACCACGTGGATGGGAATGGGAGGGAGACTGGTTTGTTGATCCTGAGCGATG TCTGTTGACAGAAGCAGATGCAGGCCACACAGAGTTCACAGATGAGGTTTTTGAGAATGAAACACGGTTTCCTGGTGGTGAGTGGAAGCCTGCTGCAGAGCCCTACACAGATGTG aaTGGTGAAAAGGTTCAGAGCCCAGGGGACTTTGAGTGTCCGCCTGGATGGACCTGGGAGGATGACTGGAGCTTTGATAGCAACAGAGCTGTCGATGAGAGag GTTGGGAATATGGGGTTACCATTCCCCCTGATGATAAACCGAAGTCCTGGGCTCCAGCAGAGAAGATGTACCATGTCCACCGCAGGAAGAGAATcatgagaaaaagaaggaagatATCTGAGAAAACGGCTATTGCTGAG AGACGAGGATCGGGGGAAGGTTGGGAATACTCTTCCCTGATTGGCTGGAAGTTCCACAGGAAAGAGCGCTCCTCTGACACGTTCCGCCGCCGACGTTGGAGGAAAAAGATGGTCCCATCAGACTGCATTGGGGCCTCTGCCATCTTCAGACTGGAAGGAGCTTTA GGGGTCGATGTTGATGAGAAGGCCAGTAAAACGGGTGCAGCCAAAGTGTTTGGTGCCAACACACCCACTGTTTCCTGCCACTTTAACC GATCTTACATCTACCACCTGAGAGTCTATGTCTATCAGGGAAGAAATCTCTGTGCCATGGACAAAGACAGCTTCTCGG ATCCCTATGCTCATGTGTCATTTCTGCATGTGAGCAAGACCACAGAAGTCATAAAGACCACGCTGAATCCCACATGGGACCAGACTCTCATTTTTGATGACATTGAAATCTACGGAGACCCACAGACCATCGCCTGCAACCCTCCCGATGTAGTCTTGGAGCTATATGACAAGGATCAAGTG GGTAAAGATGAGGCCATGGGCCGCTGCACATGCCCCCCTGTGGTTAAACTGAACCCCAGTGGGGCTGTCAGTCCTAAACTGCTGTGGTTCCCAGTCACCAAAAAAGGTCGCAGTGCTGGAGAGGCATTGCTAGCTGCTGAGCTCATATTGAAGGACAAG GTTAATGATGGAGATTTTCCATTGGTGCCTCCTCGGCGGGGGGAGAATCTCTACATGGTTCCTCAGGGAATCAGGCCAGTTGTGCAGCTCACTGCAATTGAG GTCTTGACTTGGGGGTTGAGGAACATGAAGACATATCAGTTGGCCACAGTATCGTCCCCAAGTTTGATAGTTGAATGTGGTGGTGAGACCGTTCAAACTGCCGTGATTAAGAACTTCAAAAAGAACCCCAACTTTCCTGGATCAGTGCTGCTACTCAAAGTG CTTCTTCCCAAAGATGAGATGTACGCCCCTCCCATCGTGCTCAAGGTGATCGACCACAGACCTTTCGGTAGGAAGCCTGTCGTGGGACAGTGCACAATTGACTGTCTGGAGGAGTTCCGCTGTGACCCGTATCGTCTTAACAATGAAATCTGCATGTCTGCTAGAG TGGCAATGATAGCTGCTGCCCAAGGAGATGTTGTCATAGACATGGAGGGGAGACCCATCGTAAAAACAGAG CTTCAAGAAGAAAAG gaggaggaggcagtAGACTGGTGGAGTAAGTTTTATGCCTCCACTGGGGAGCAGGAAAAGTGTGGACCTTACCTGAAAAAGGGATACGACAAATTGCAG gtaTACAATTGTGAATTAGAAGAGGTTAAAGAGTTCCACAGGCTGACTGATTTCTGCAGCACTTTCAAACTTCAGAGAGGAAAgaatgaagatgaagaagatgatcCCTCAGTGGTGGGAGAGTTCAAG GGTTCATTCAAGATTTACCCACTGCCTGATGACCCAGGCGTGCCAGCTCCACCTCGCCAGTTCAGAGAGCTTCCTGAGAGTGGACCACAGGAGTGCCTGATCAGAATATATGTGGTGTCCTGTACTGACCTGCAGCCTAAGGATACAAACGGCATG TGCGACCCATACATTAAGATTACACTGGGGAGGAAAACAGTGGATGATAGAGATAACTACAAACCTAACACCCTCAATCCTGTGTTTGGAAG GATGTTTGAGCTATCCTGCTTCCTGCCTCAAGACAAGGATCTGAAGATTTCTGTGTATGACTATGACCTCCTGAGCAGAGATGAAAAAGTGGGTGAGACAGTCATCGATTTGGAAAACAGGCTTCTCTCTCGTTTCAGGCCTAGCTGTGGCCTGCCACAGACTTACTGTGT ATCTGGGATCAATCAGTGGAGAGATCAGCTGAAGCCTTCTCAGATACTCCAAAATCTGGCTAAAGTGCGGGGCGTCCCTAATCCACGCATAGAGGGTGATGGAAGCTCATTGTCTTTCGCAGGAAGAGAATACCACCTGCAGGAATTTG AGGGCAACACTGTACAACAACACCAGCATTTGGGCCCGGCCAGAGAAAGGCTTGCGCTGCATGTCCTCAGAGACCAGGGATTGGTACAAGAGCATGTAGAGACCAGGACCCTATTCAGCTCCCACCAACCAAATCTATCACAG GGACGAATTCAGATGTGGGTAGACATTTTCCCCAAGAGGCTCGGTTTGCCCGGGCCTCCGTGTGATATCACTCCACGCAAAGCTAAGAA GTACTTCTTGCGAGCTGTCATTTGGAACACAAGTGATGTCACTCTGGATGAACGAAGCATCACTGGGGAAAACATGAGCGACATCTACGTTAAAGG aTGGATGCCAGGAATGGAGGACAACAAGCAGAAGACTGATGTCCACTACAGATCTCTGGATGGAGATGGAAATTTCAACTGGAGGTTCATCTTTGGCTTTGACTACCTACCtgcagagcagctgtgtgttgTCTCTAGAAAG GAGCATTTTTGGAATCTGGACAAAACTGAATTTAGGATTCCTCCTAAATTGATCATCCAGATATGGGATAATGACAAATTCTCCCTGGATGACTACTTAG GTTCAATTGAGCTGGACTTACTGAATCTCATCCCTCCTGCAAAGACCCCAGAAAAGTGCAGCCTGAAGATGTTGCAAGGAATGATGGCATCACAGCCCACCTCACTGTTCTCCCAGAAGTCTGTGCGAGGCTGGTGGCCATGTGCAATTGAGCAGGGTGGAAAACCTATACTTGGT GGAAAAGTCGAGATGACACTGGAAATAGTGGAAGAGAAGGAGATGGAGGAAAGGCCGGCTGGGAAAGGCAGAGAAGAGCCCAACATGAATCCCAGACTGGACCCACCCAA CCGCCCTGACACTTCGTTCTTCTGGTTTACAAATCCTTGCAAGACCATGAAGTTCATAGTGTGGCGCAAATTCAAGTGGATTTTCATTTTAGGAGTTCTTCTCCTGCTTGTACTCTTGTTCCTTGGGATCCTTTTCTACTCCCTCCCT aaTTATATCTCCATGAAGATCGTCAAGCCTTTCTCTTAA